One Rhipicephalus microplus isolate Deutch F79 chromosome 4, USDA_Rmic, whole genome shotgun sequence genomic window carries:
- the LOC119171430 gene encoding pro-neuropeptide Y translates to MTPSTLVTMLMVLVASASVSVANMGESQKPNMPHVFQNEKQLSQYLQALDDYYLLLGKPRFGRSFQDSYEVKRWNLPYTELLRTV, encoded by the exons ATGACCCCTTCGACTCTGGTGACCATGCTGATGGTGCTGGTGGCCTCTGCTTCCGTCTCGGTAGCCAACATGGGCGAAAGCCAGAAGCCCAACATGCCGCACGTCTTCCAGAATGAGAAACAGCTCTCCCAGTACCTGCAGGCACTCGACGACTACTACCTGCTGCTCGGAAAGCCCAG GTTTGGCAGAAGCTTCCAGGACAGCTACGAAGTCAAGCGATGGAACTTGCCTTACACAGAACTACTTCGAACAGTGTGA